From the Mangifera indica cultivar Alphonso chromosome 10, CATAS_Mindica_2.1, whole genome shotgun sequence genome, one window contains:
- the LOC123227872 gene encoding uncharacterized protein LOC123227872, producing the protein MSRQIVIRSPSVNRIQSLLRPSRAAPTRSSRFAEMTGGTTAECVAVCCCCPCGIVNLLVLALYKVPARLFKKAIKEKRKKRLIKKGLLPPRKKSKCKCGPEDMELQVYPVQNVSEAINSEDTELELMKLEKEMWERFYSTGFWGSPSQREAFSEMSMV; encoded by the coding sequence ATGTCTCGTCAAATAGTGATCCGATCACCGTCGGTTAACCGGATACAGTCTTTGCTACGACCGTCGAGGGCGGCGCCCACCAGAAGCAGTCGTTTTGCGGAGATGACGGGGGGGACGACGGCGGAGTGCGTGGCGGTGTGCTGTTGTTGTCCATGTGGGATAGTGAATTTGCTTGTGTTGGCTCTGTACAAAGTCCCCGCCAGGCTGTTTAAAAAAGCGAtcaaggaaaagagaaaaaaaaggctAATTAAAAAAGGACTTCTGCCGCCGCGAAAAAAAAGCAAATGTAAATGTGGCCCTGAAGATATGGAACTTCAAGTTTACCCGGTTCAGAATGTTTCGGAAGCAATAAATTCGGAGGACACGGAATTAGAATTGATGAAATTAGAGAAGGAGATGTGGGAAAGATTTTACAGTACGGGTTTCTGGGGAAGTCCATCTCAGCGAGAAGCATTCTCAGAAATGTCAATGGTATAA
- the LOC123227266 gene encoding uncharacterized protein LOC123227266, with protein MQTSIGLGFMAVFAVSGSVVLLANQVNKRLLSDFMKKIEFEISGSEKFNSKKKVRFAEDVMEPSSNNKEYRKRSVKCHQMMMNHHLDDSMPLNRLILYKGILQYRALQAQKYSIM; from the exons atgcaGACATCAATCGGATTAGGGTTCATGGCGGTCTTCGCCGTCTCCGGCAGCGTCGTTCTTCTCGCCAATCAAGTCAACAAACGCCTGCTCTCCGACTTCATGAAGAAGATTGAATTCGAAATCTCCG GATCTGAGAAGTTCAACAGCAAGAAAAAGGTTCGATTCGCAGAAGACGTAATGGAGCCATCGTCCAACAACAAAGAGTATCGGAAGAGAAGCGTCAAATGTCACCAAATGATGATGAATCATCATCTTGACGATTCAATGCCTTTGAATAGGCTCATTTTGTATAAAGGAATTCTTCAATACAGAGCCCTTCAGGCCCAGAAGTACTCCATCATGTaa